The region GTGTGGGTTGCCAGCCTGTCGGCAGATTCAGGATGCTTCGCGCTCGGTCTTGTAGATCGACTGGCGCGGGCGGGCAAATACTCTGCGCAGCATGGGCTCGAAGAACGCCAGCGGTTCGCTTGCGTAGTCCGGATCGAAGGCGGGCGCATCATACAAGGCGCAGAATTCGGCGGTGCGCTGATAGAGCGGATGGTCCTTGAACTGCTCTCGCAGATGTCGGTCCATGCCCAGATGATGAAAGAAGTAGTAGCCCTGGAATACCCCATGTTTTTCGACCATCCAGAGATTCTCCTCAGAGACGAACGGCTTGAGCATGGCGGCCGCTATATCCGGATGGTTGAACGAGCCAAGGGTGTCGCCGATATCATGCAGCAAAGCGCAGACGACATATTCTTCATCGCG is a window of Pseudomonas sp. gcc21 DNA encoding:
- a CDS encoding HD domain-containing protein, which gives rise to MDEQRATFRTMQDGTPEDWNIISGHFRSFARELPDRIMAHLKLLDGDFGGFPIDRLEHSLQTATRAHRDGRDEEYVVCALLHDIGDTLGSFNHPDIAAAMLKPFVSEENLWMVEKHGVFQGYYFFHHLGMDRHLREQFKDHPLYQRTAEFCALYDAPAFDPDYASEPLAFFEPMLRRVFARPRQSIYKTEREAS